In Chryseobacterium gleum, a single genomic region encodes these proteins:
- a CDS encoding heavy metal translocating P-type ATPase — MEHIHKYDAEGKQLCCSAQEEKIDKKADNLLEKSKHTANDGHDHDHNDEDGHDHGSTDKTIFQMFLPSVISLVLLLTGIVFDNYVKIEWFNGWIRTIWYVAAYAPVGLPVIKEAIESIVKGDVFSEFLLMTIATVGAFIIAEYPEGVAVMLFYAVGETFQTLAVTRAKSNIKALLDQRPDEVTILENNIPKTIKAAQAKIGEIIQLKPGEKLALDGELLSDSASFNTAALTGESKPDTKSKGESVLAGMINLTSVAQVKITTAYEDSKLSKILELVQNATSQKAPTELFIRKFARIYTPIVVLLAILICVVPYFIVDDYVFRDWLYRALVFLVISCPCALVISIPLGYFGGIGAASRNGILFKGSNFLDKIAEIQNVVMDKTGTMTEGVFKVQEVKILPGFDQDEILKLVNALESKSTHPVATAIHEYVGEIDSSINLENTEEIAGHGLIATVNGKDLLVGNFKLMDKFNIKYDIDPSTIVYTIIAIAYEGKFAGLITIADSIKEDAGITIKKLHNLNVKVTMLSGDKSSVVKYVAHKIGIDNAFGDLLPEDKVNKVKEIKARKESVAFVGDGVNDAPVVALSDVGIAMGGLGSDATIETADVVIQDDKPSKIPIAINIGKQTKKIVWQNIILAFVVKAIVLVLGAGGLATMWEAVFADVGVSLIAILNAVRIQKMKFE, encoded by the coding sequence ATGGAACACATTCACAAGTATGACGCAGAGGGCAAACAGCTATGCTGCTCTGCACAAGAGGAAAAGATTGATAAAAAGGCTGATAATCTCCTGGAAAAATCGAAACATACAGCGAACGACGGGCATGATCATGATCATAACGATGAAGACGGGCACGACCACGGAAGCACGGATAAGACTATTTTTCAAATGTTTTTACCATCAGTAATATCACTGGTGCTTCTATTAACGGGAATAGTATTTGATAATTACGTGAAAATTGAATGGTTTAATGGATGGATTAGGACAATATGGTATGTGGCTGCTTATGCTCCTGTTGGCCTTCCTGTTATAAAAGAAGCTATTGAAAGTATCGTAAAAGGTGATGTCTTTTCGGAATTTTTACTGATGACCATTGCTACTGTCGGCGCATTTATTATCGCAGAATATCCTGAAGGTGTTGCTGTAATGTTGTTCTATGCTGTAGGAGAGACCTTTCAAACTCTCGCAGTTACAAGGGCTAAGAGTAATATTAAAGCTTTACTTGACCAGCGCCCAGATGAGGTTACAATTTTGGAGAATAATATTCCTAAAACTATAAAAGCTGCACAAGCTAAAATAGGAGAGATTATTCAATTGAAACCTGGTGAAAAATTAGCGTTGGACGGTGAATTGCTAAGTGATTCGGCATCCTTTAACACCGCTGCTTTAACAGGCGAAAGTAAACCAGATACGAAAAGCAAAGGGGAGTCAGTTTTAGCAGGAATGATCAATCTGACGAGCGTCGCACAAGTAAAAATCACTACTGCTTACGAAGATAGTAAATTAAGTAAGATTTTGGAATTGGTACAGAATGCCACATCACAAAAAGCACCTACAGAACTTTTTATCAGAAAATTTGCTCGTATATATACACCTATAGTCGTCTTATTGGCAATTTTAATCTGCGTTGTACCATATTTCATTGTTGATGATTATGTATTTAGAGATTGGTTGTATCGTGCGCTGGTATTTTTAGTGATCTCATGCCCTTGTGCATTGGTAATATCGATTCCTTTAGGATATTTCGGAGGGATTGGTGCCGCAAGCAGAAATGGGATTTTATTTAAAGGAAGTAATTTTCTCGATAAAATTGCTGAGATACAAAACGTTGTAATGGACAAAACCGGAACAATGACTGAAGGTGTTTTTAAAGTTCAGGAAGTTAAAATTCTGCCAGGTTTTGACCAGGACGAAATTCTTAAGCTGGTAAATGCACTGGAGAGTAAGTCAACGCATCCTGTCGCAACCGCTATTCATGAGTATGTTGGAGAAATTGATAGTTCTATCAATCTTGAGAATACGGAAGAAATTGCAGGTCACGGTCTTATAGCGACTGTGAACGGAAAAGATTTGTTGGTAGGTAATTTTAAGCTAATGGATAAATTCAATATTAAATATGATATTGACCCTTCCACAATTGTTTATACTATCATCGCAATAGCATATGAAGGAAAATTTGCTGGCCTTATTACTATTGCAGACAGCATAAAAGAAGATGCAGGGATTACAATCAAAAAACTTCATAATCTTAATGTTAAGGTGACCATGCTCAGTGGGGATAAGAGTAGTGTGGTTAAATATGTTGCGCATAAGATAGGAATTGATAATGCTTTTGGAGATTTACTTCCGGAAGACAAAGTCAATAAAGTTAAAGAGATTAAAGCAAGAAAAGAGAGCGTTGCATTTGTTGGTGACGGGGTAAATGATGCACCAGTGGTTGCATTGAGTGACGTAGGAATTGCTATGGGTGGATTAGGAAGTGATGCGACTATTGAAACAGCCGATGTCGTAATTCAGGATGATAAACCGTCAAAAATTCCTATTGCAATTAATATTGGCAAACAGACAAAAAAGATAGTTTGGCAGAATATCATCCTAGCATTTGTAGTGAAAGCAATTGTACTTGTTCTGGGAGCCGGAGGGCTGGCAACGATGTGGGAAGCTGTTTTTGCTGATGTAGGAGTTTCACTTATTGCTATTCTGAATGCCGTAAGAATTCAGAAAATGAAATTTGAATAA
- a CDS encoding phosphatase PAP2 family protein — MTNLFKKYMLIILMQICCLASAQDSLKLNTVDYYDSLEVSDLKHHQLSYKKLIIPASLITAGAISFAVPQMKEIDRDVRGEVNEHNLSNSKLDNYTQYVPAAMVYALNLAGMKGKHNFKERTIIFATSQALTAAIVLPSKKLIGEERPDKSNNMSFPSGHAAVAFSTAHFLFREYKDTNYWLGISGYSFAVFTSVYRVINNKHWVTDVFAGAGVGILSTELAYWLYPKINSLFNISKGKSASMISPFYQKFDKTNMMGLNYQLSF; from the coding sequence ATGACAAATTTATTCAAAAAATATATGCTCATAATATTGATGCAGATTTGTTGTTTAGCCTCAGCACAAGACAGTCTGAAGTTAAATACTGTAGATTACTATGATTCTTTAGAGGTATCTGATCTGAAACATCATCAATTAAGTTACAAGAAATTAATTATCCCGGCAAGCTTGATTACAGCCGGAGCCATCAGTTTTGCTGTTCCTCAGATGAAAGAAATAGATCGTGATGTTAGGGGAGAAGTGAACGAACATAATTTGTCCAATTCAAAACTGGATAATTATACACAGTACGTCCCTGCTGCAATGGTGTATGCCTTGAATTTAGCAGGGATGAAGGGTAAACATAATTTTAAAGAAAGAACAATTATTTTTGCAACCAGCCAGGCTTTGACAGCGGCTATTGTACTTCCAAGTAAGAAATTAATCGGAGAAGAGCGACCTGATAAATCCAATAATATGTCGTTTCCTTCGGGACATGCTGCTGTTGCCTTTTCGACTGCCCACTTTTTATTCCGTGAATATAAGGACACCAATTACTGGCTTGGAATATCGGGATATTCATTTGCGGTTTTTACAAGTGTATACCGGGTAATCAATAACAAACATTGGGTAACTGATGTATTTGCAGGTGCTGGAGTTGGGATATTGTCAACAGAACTAGCTTATTGGTTATATCCCAAAATCAATTCTTTGTTTAACATCAGCAAGGGTAAGTCTGCTTCGATGATTTCGCCATTTTATCAAAAATTTGATAAAACGAATATGATGGGGCTAAACTATCAATTGTCCTTTTAA
- a CDS encoding endonuclease: MKKLLLNLLTGFVFCTISAQAPTNYYDGTAGLSGATLKSKLKTIITNGHQDKGYAGLLNAFQTTDRDYFYENDGTVMDMYSENPLGSDPYNYNHGSNQCGNYSSEGDCYNREHVVPQSLFNQNLPMRSDVHFVTPTDGKVNGMRSNYPFGKVGTVSFTSLNGSKLGSSASAGYAGTVFEPIDEFKGDIARMILYFVTRYETQLSGFSNGNILGSVAFPGLQTWELKQLLAWNDGDPVSAFEIARNNAAFTYQGNRNPYIDRPEFVALIWGAYMGVDDVSSISKNLTIVPNPVRGNVLRVTGEKDLKKFKIALIINSAGQNVQTIEKPFENGNTVNLKNLPKGVYFLKLDNSNTKFIIED, from the coding sequence ATGAAAAAATTATTACTAAATCTTTTGACGGGCTTTGTATTTTGTACAATCTCTGCACAAGCACCAACGAATTATTATGACGGAACAGCAGGTCTTTCTGGAGCAACCCTAAAATCAAAACTTAAAACAATAATTACCAATGGGCACCAAGACAAAGGGTATGCAGGATTATTAAATGCATTTCAAACTACAGACCGAGATTATTTTTATGAAAACGACGGAACTGTAATGGATATGTATTCAGAAAATCCACTTGGATCAGATCCATACAACTATAACCACGGTTCTAACCAGTGTGGTAATTACAGCAGTGAAGGAGATTGTTATAACAGGGAGCACGTAGTACCACAAAGCTTATTTAATCAAAACTTACCAATGAGATCTGATGTCCATTTTGTGACACCAACTGATGGCAAAGTAAACGGAATGCGATCAAATTACCCATTTGGAAAAGTAGGAACGGTTTCTTTTACTTCATTAAATGGCTCAAAATTAGGAAGTTCGGCTTCCGCAGGCTACGCAGGTACTGTTTTTGAACCAATAGATGAATTTAAGGGAGATATTGCAAGAATGATTTTATATTTTGTAACAAGATATGAAACACAACTTTCTGGTTTCAGCAATGGAAACATTTTAGGCTCTGTGGCATTTCCAGGTCTTCAAACTTGGGAACTCAAACAATTACTTGCGTGGAATGATGGAGATCCAGTCTCAGCTTTTGAAATAGCACGAAATAATGCAGCTTTCACATATCAGGGAAATAGGAATCCATATATAGACCGCCCTGAATTTGTTGCGCTGATTTGGGGAGCTTATATGGGTGTAGATGATGTTTCATCAATATCTAAAAATCTAACCATTGTTCCAAATCCAGTTAGAGGAAATGTCTTAAGAGTAACTGGCGAAAAAGATTTGAAAAAATTTAAAATTGCATTAATTATTAATTCTGCTGGACAAAATGTTCAAACAATTGAAAAACCATTTGAGAATGGGAATACAGTTAATTTGAAAAATCTACCAAAAGGAGTTTATTTTCTTAAATTAGATAATAGCAATACAAAATTTATTATAGAAGATTAA
- a CDS encoding di-heme oxidoredictase family protein, which translates to MSKRYLSVFVLCYLVFIIVQACDNLHPEAIDEGELLDGPIEGLSYAENQQFLKGDIAFNDEIFTVEKGLGPTFVATSCGSCHAGDGKGTPFSTLTRFGQVDETGNLFLHLGGPQLQNRAIPGFTPETIPFGATFSKFTPPANTGLGFIELVSDTDILAMADPFDADNDGISGVPNYIVLPGYQAPFPFAIPKEGKYIGRFGKKASTYSLLQQTVNAYNQDMGIASTFNPQDVYSGMNIDPEVSDKTIADVVFYLRTLKTPIQRDPENNSVKQGQALFTQISCIKCHVPELKTSSSSISALSNKKFYPYTDLLLHDMGNALDDGYTEGSAKTYEWRTPALWGLGLSPKSQGGQYFLMHDGRAKSIEEAIQLHGGEATNSKNKYMQLLSQEKEAIIKFLKSL; encoded by the coding sequence GTGAGTAAAAGATATTTATCTGTTTTTGTACTTTGCTATCTTGTTTTTATTATCGTGCAGGCTTGTGATAACCTTCATCCGGAAGCAATAGACGAAGGTGAATTACTAGATGGTCCAATTGAGGGTTTGTCTTATGCTGAAAACCAGCAATTTTTAAAAGGAGATATAGCTTTTAATGATGAAATTTTCACAGTTGAAAAAGGGCTTGGGCCTACATTTGTAGCAACAAGTTGCGGCAGTTGTCATGCCGGTGACGGAAAGGGCACACCTTTTTCTACGCTGACTCGTTTTGGGCAGGTTGACGAAACAGGTAATTTATTTTTACATTTAGGTGGTCCCCAATTACAGAATAGAGCGATACCGGGTTTTACTCCGGAGACAATTCCTTTCGGAGCGACATTTTCCAAATTTACTCCGCCTGCAAATACAGGATTGGGTTTTATTGAATTGGTATCCGATACAGATATCTTGGCAATGGCTGATCCTTTTGATGCAGATAATGATGGGATTTCAGGAGTTCCAAATTACATAGTGCTTCCAGGGTATCAAGCGCCATTCCCCTTTGCTATCCCAAAAGAAGGAAAGTATATTGGACGATTTGGTAAAAAAGCATCCACATACAGCTTACTTCAACAGACTGTTAATGCCTATAATCAAGATATGGGCATTGCTTCAACATTTAATCCTCAAGATGTTTATTCAGGAATGAACATTGACCCAGAGGTCTCTGACAAAACCATTGCAGATGTCGTATTTTATCTGCGTACATTAAAAACGCCGATTCAACGAGATCCAGAAAACAATAGTGTTAAGCAGGGGCAGGCTCTATTTACCCAAATAAGTTGCATTAAATGCCATGTCCCGGAATTAAAAACTTCATCATCTTCAATTTCAGCATTATCAAATAAAAAGTTTTACCCATACACAGATCTATTGCTTCATGATATGGGCAATGCTTTGGATGATGGATATACAGAAGGATCTGCAAAGACCTATGAATGGCGTACTCCTGCATTGTGGGGACTGGGTTTATCACCAAAATCACAAGGGGGGCAATATTTCTTAATGCATGATGGTAGAGCAAAAAGTATAGAGGAAGCTATACAACTGCATGGTGGAGAAGCTACAAATAGCAAAAATAAATACATGCAGTTATTATCTCAGGAGAAAGAAGCTATTATTAAATTTTTAAAATCATTATAA
- a CDS encoding Rieske (2Fe-2S) protein, with translation MDRLEFIKKCGFACLGLTALPIVLSGCISNKIVAGTIEEDYIILPLVDFVEAKYPDKKRSYVIIQNDILKYPICVFRFSETEYEALWMQCSHQGSQLQVFGDKLQCPAHGSEFTNKGHVQNGPADRALRKFPVYIEFDFLKISLKKPV, from the coding sequence GTGGACAGACTTGAATTTATAAAAAAATGTGGTTTTGCCTGTTTGGGGCTTACTGCACTTCCTATCGTTCTTTCAGGGTGTATAAGCAATAAAATAGTTGCTGGAACAATTGAAGAAGATTACATTATATTGCCTTTGGTAGATTTTGTGGAAGCAAAATATCCAGATAAAAAACGTTCTTATGTCATCATTCAAAATGATATCCTGAAATATCCTATCTGCGTATTTCGTTTTTCAGAAACCGAATATGAGGCACTATGGATGCAATGTAGCCATCAGGGAAGCCAATTACAAGTGTTTGGAGACAAGCTCCAATGTCCTGCACACGGTAGCGAATTTACCAATAAAGGGCATGTACAAAATGGCCCTGCTGATAGGGCACTAAGAAAATTTCCGGTGTACATAGAATTCGATTTTTTGAAAATTTCTTTAAAGAAACCCGTATGA
- a CDS encoding DUF3347 domain-containing protein, producing MKSLSKIMVVIAVLLSSINSFAQLKNAKTETVKIYGNCGMCKATIEKAGNVNKVASVEWNEDTKIAKLTYDSGKTNQDEILKRIALAGYDSEKFLAPDDVYAKLSGCCQYSRELKPVAKSNDAGMDMKNEHANHNEMATTKTADAQNAPQLKTIFDNYFSVKDALVKTDAGNSSTKAAELVKAIKAIEMVKLSTEEHTVWMKVMKDLTSNTEKIAASKNVAQQKEAFALLSKNMYELAKASKQEIPVYYQHCPMYNNGKGANWLSKEEAIKNPYYGSKMLTCGSVQEIINNK from the coding sequence ATGAAATCATTATCAAAAATAATGGTGGTAATCGCCGTATTACTATCATCAATAAACAGTTTCGCACAACTCAAGAATGCGAAAACAGAAACCGTGAAAATTTACGGCAATTGCGGTATGTGTAAAGCCACTATCGAAAAAGCAGGCAATGTGAATAAGGTAGCCAGTGTAGAATGGAATGAAGACACAAAAATAGCTAAACTCACTTATGACAGCGGTAAGACCAATCAGGATGAAATATTGAAACGTATTGCTTTGGCAGGCTATGACAGCGAAAAGTTTTTAGCTCCGGATGATGTGTATGCTAAACTTTCAGGATGTTGTCAATACAGCAGGGAATTAAAACCGGTCGCAAAATCTAATGATGCAGGTATGGATATGAAAAACGAACACGCAAATCATAACGAAATGGCAACAACAAAAACTGCCGATGCCCAAAATGCACCACAATTGAAAACTATTTTTGATAATTATTTTTCAGTGAAAGATGCTTTGGTAAAAACTGATGCAGGCAATTCATCCACAAAAGCTGCCGAATTGGTGAAAGCCATCAAAGCGATAGAAATGGTAAAACTTTCTACCGAAGAGCATACCGTTTGGATGAAAGTAATGAAAGACTTGACTTCAAATACCGAAAAGATTGCTGCTTCTAAAAATGTTGCACAACAAAAGGAAGCATTCGCTTTGCTTTCTAAGAATATGTATGAGTTGGCTAAGGCATCAAAGCAGGAGATCCCTGTATATTATCAGCATTGCCCGATGTATAATAACGGGAAAGGAGCAAATTGGCTGAGCAAGGAAGAAGCGATTAAGAATCCATATTATGGCTCTAAAATGCTTACCTGTGGCAGCGTACAAGAAATCATAAACAACAAATAA
- a CDS encoding DUF305 domain-containing protein: MEGIENKHEMQPSIKNEVHSVKHSLAMYKRFAIMAVVMFAAMYFIMYAMIDGLNNLIPNINNLYMTLLMVSAMLIIELWIMKGMYENTKINWSIIILSAAIGIFSWFGIRKQLFVGDNEFVKGMIPHHAAAVLMSEKANLTDPELIQLQKDILKTQAEEIEFMKRKLKEFENK, from the coding sequence ATGGAAGGTATTGAAAACAAACACGAAATGCAACCTAGTATTAAAAATGAAGTACATAGTGTTAAACATTCTTTGGCAATGTACAAACGCTTTGCAATTATGGCGGTTGTTATGTTCGCAGCAATGTATTTTATAATGTATGCAATGATTGATGGATTAAACAATCTTATACCCAACATTAATAATTTATATATGACTTTGCTAATGGTTTCTGCAATGTTGATAATAGAATTATGGATAATGAAGGGTATGTACGAAAACACGAAAATCAATTGGAGTATTATCATACTTTCAGCTGCAATAGGTATCTTTTCATGGTTTGGTATTCGGAAGCAGTTATTTGTTGGTGATAATGAATTTGTAAAAGGTATGATCCCACACCATGCAGCGGCAGTATTAATGTCTGAAAAAGCAAACCTTACTGACCCCGAACTGATACAGTTGCAAAAAGACATACTCAAAACCCAAGCAGAAGAAATCGAATTTATGAAGCGAAAGCTTAAAGAATTTGAAAATAAATAA
- a CDS encoding DUF3347 domain-containing protein has translation MKNLIFSIIGTATIAVATISCNESSNKNTETKANDTSINSENLPVETQTLSDTASTTASIDTMTEKVEKQDVKDKVQNFSIAPIIKDYLALKNALVGDNDKAAANAGKQLLVTFNQINMKAIPADKYKKYMDIADDAKEHAEHIGANAGKIGHQREHLALMSKDISDLITLFGSTQKLYQDFCPMYNDGKGAVWISEAKVIKNPYYGSQMLTCGSVKKEF, from the coding sequence ATGAAAAATTTAATATTCTCCATCATAGGAACGGCTACAATTGCAGTTGCCACAATTTCGTGCAACGAGTCATCAAATAAAAATACGGAAACAAAAGCTAATGATACTAGTATTAATTCCGAAAATCTACCAGTTGAAACACAAACGCTAAGCGATACAGCAAGTACAACTGCATCAATTGACACGATGACGGAAAAAGTTGAAAAACAAGATGTAAAAGACAAGGTTCAAAACTTCTCTATAGCGCCCATAATAAAAGATTATTTGGCATTAAAAAATGCACTTGTAGGAGATAATGATAAAGCAGCAGCCAATGCAGGTAAGCAATTATTGGTAACATTTAATCAGATAAATATGAAAGCCATTCCTGCCGACAAGTACAAAAAATATATGGACATTGCTGACGATGCCAAAGAACATGCCGAACATATTGGTGCCAATGCCGGAAAAATAGGTCACCAACGAGAGCATTTGGCATTAATGAGTAAAGATATTTCAGACCTTATCACATTGTTTGGCTCTACTCAAAAATTGTATCAAGACTTCTGCCCAATGTATAATGATGGTAAAGGAGCTGTTTGGATTAGCGAAGCAAAGGTAATTAAAAATCCTTATTACGGTAGCCAAATGCTTACCTGCGGTTCTGTGAAAAAGGAATTCTAA
- a CDS encoding heme-binding domain-containing protein — protein sequence MKKVLKIILPIVLFIFIAIQFYQPALNVNKGQVYETDFEKVYDVPLNVQSILQNACYDCHSNNTRNIWYSDIQPMALFMKRHIGRGKEKLNFSEFGNLGRRRQISKLEGIANQIKNDEMPLASYKILHSNAKLSRGQKKIVIDWISKTADSLSTIN from the coding sequence ATGAAAAAAGTATTAAAGATAATTTTGCCTATAGTGCTGTTTATTTTTATTGCTATACAGTTTTACCAGCCTGCCCTCAATGTAAACAAGGGGCAGGTTTACGAAACAGATTTTGAAAAAGTTTATGACGTTCCATTAAATGTCCAAAGCATTTTACAAAATGCATGTTACGATTGCCACAGTAACAACACAAGAAATATTTGGTATTCGGATATTCAACCTATGGCATTGTTTATGAAAAGGCATATTGGTAGAGGAAAAGAAAAATTAAACTTTAGTGAATTTGGCAATTTAGGTAGGCGAAGGCAAATAAGTAAATTGGAAGGAATAGCAAACCAAATTAAAAACGATGAAATGCCGTTAGCTTCTTATAAAATATTGCATAGCAATGCAAAGCTTTCACGGGGGCAAAAAAAAATCGTCATAGATTGGATTAGCAAGACAGCCGATAGCCTTTCGACCATAAATTAA
- a CDS encoding multicopper oxidase domain-containing protein, with product MKKITLILFILSAFSCLQAQDMKAMDMSKEKFQQITYTCSMHPEIHATKPGNCPKCGMKLIKEKAKTVKQSSNKENVGMPNLTKEQPKKVDKMQNMSMPIEMPRTLKRRVEATAPKTVRYDLFVKDTLVNYAGKEKRAISVNGQIPMPTLTFTEGDTAEIVVHNQLKESTSLHWHGVFLPNKEDGVPWLTQKPIKAGTTYTYRFPIIQHGTHWYHSHSGLQEQIGMYGSFIMKKRDDDTTFREGIDDLPTVPIILSEWTNLNPNNINRMLHNANDWAAIKKGATQSYAEAIREGHFKTKLTNEWKRMLAMDVSDVYYDKILINGNPTTDLKTVDGKALKAGDKVRLRVSNGGASSYFWLRYAGGKITVVANDGNDVEPLEVDRLIIAVSETYDIVVTIPDDGVAYEFSATTEDRTQSASYFVGNGIKQLISPLPRLKYFEGMKMMNDMMKMNGDLDDMGMKMSLNQMDMNVVMYPEITGLSGKKPDHSKHESMNMDNDPNRYNANALGEIKTLNYAMLQSPYNTELPKDAPVKELKFTLTGNMNRYVWSMDNKILSEVDKIPVKKGEILRITIYNNSMMRHPMHLHGFDFRVINGKGEKSPLKNVLDIMPMETDTIEFLANEEGDWFFHCHILYHMMSGMNRVFAVDDYQNPNLPDKEKAYNMLQRESNMPHFMAQNDFATNGNDGDAMLQNARWSLGTEWRLGYNDMHGYEVETHLGRYIGKMQWFMPFIGYDWRYRKMGMDEHETNLFGQKNEKDTRRAFSLGFMYTLPMLVNFQAEVYHDGIVRLSLMREDIPISKRLRAGFMVNTDMEYMAELRYIITKNIGIRTHYDSDMGFGVGMAFTY from the coding sequence ATGAAAAAGATAACACTAATATTATTCATCCTTTCTGCATTTTCCTGTTTACAAGCACAAGATATGAAAGCTATGGATATGAGTAAAGAAAAGTTTCAGCAAATAACTTATACTTGCTCAATGCATCCCGAAATACATGCCACGAAACCAGGTAACTGCCCAAAGTGTGGTATGAAATTAATAAAAGAAAAGGCTAAAACGGTAAAACAGTCATCAAACAAAGAGAACGTTGGAATGCCGAATCTCACAAAGGAGCAGCCAAAAAAGGTAGACAAAATGCAGAATATGTCGATGCCTATTGAAATGCCTCGAACTCTAAAAAGAAGGGTAGAAGCCACTGCACCAAAAACTGTTCGCTACGATTTATTTGTTAAAGATACCCTTGTAAACTATGCAGGTAAAGAAAAAAGAGCCATCTCCGTAAATGGTCAAATTCCAATGCCTACATTAACATTTACTGAAGGCGATACAGCCGAAATTGTAGTACATAACCAATTAAAAGAAAGCACATCATTGCATTGGCACGGTGTGTTCTTACCCAATAAGGAAGATGGCGTGCCTTGGCTTACTCAAAAGCCCATTAAGGCAGGTACAACTTATACTTATCGTTTCCCAATTATCCAACACGGTACACATTGGTATCATTCACATTCGGGCTTGCAAGAGCAGATTGGGATGTACGGAAGTTTTATAATGAAAAAGCGTGATGATGATACAACCTTTAGAGAAGGAATAGATGATTTGCCAACTGTGCCCATCATTTTAAGCGAATGGACAAATTTAAATCCCAATAACATTAATAGAATGCTGCATAATGCCAACGATTGGGCGGCTATAAAAAAAGGAGCAACACAATCTTATGCGGAAGCTATTAGAGAAGGACATTTTAAAACAAAATTAACCAATGAATGGAAACGTATGTTGGCAATGGACGTAAGCGATGTCTATTATGATAAGATATTAATCAACGGTAATCCTACTACCGATTTAAAAACCGTTGATGGAAAAGCACTAAAAGCCGGAGATAAAGTAAGACTAAGGGTATCAAACGGCGGGGCTTCATCCTATTTTTGGTTACGATATGCAGGAGGTAAAATTACAGTAGTCGCCAATGATGGAAACGATGTAGAGCCTCTGGAGGTTGATAGATTAATCATTGCAGTTTCCGAAACTTATGATATTGTAGTAACCATTCCTGATGACGGCGTTGCCTATGAGTTTTCGGCCACTACCGAAGACCGCACACAATCAGCAAGTTATTTTGTGGGTAATGGTATCAAACAATTAATATCACCGCTTCCAAGATTGAAATATTTTGAAGGGATGAAGATGATGAACGATATGATGAAGATGAATGGTGATTTAGATGATATGGGAATGAAAATGAGCCTGAATCAAATGGATATGAATGTTGTGATGTATCCTGAAATTACGGGATTGTCAGGGAAAAAACCAGACCATAGCAAGCACGAGAGTATGAATATGGATAACGACCCCAACCGTTACAATGCAAATGCTTTAGGAGAAATCAAAACCCTGAATTATGCAATGCTACAATCGCCCTATAATACAGAACTTCCCAAAGATGCTCCGGTAAAGGAATTAAAATTTACACTTACCGGAAATATGAACCGCTATGTGTGGAGTATGGATAATAAAATTCTTTCAGAAGTTGATAAAATACCTGTCAAAAAGGGTGAAATTCTACGTATTACCATTTATAATAATTCTATGATGCGACATCCTATGCACTTACACGGGTTCGATTTCAGAGTGATTAACGGTAAAGGCGAAAAATCTCCACTGAAAAATGTGTTGGATATTATGCCGATGGAAACAGATACCATTGAGTTTTTAGCGAATGAAGAAGGAGATTGGTTTTTTCACTGTCATATCCTTTATCATATGATGTCCGGAATGAACAGAGTTTTTGCAGTGGACGATTATCAAAATCCTAATTTACCTGACAAAGAGAAGGCATATAATATGTTGCAGCGAGAGAGTAATATGCCTCATTTTATGGCACAGAATGATTTTGCAACCAATGGAAATGATGGTGACGCAATGCTTCAGAACGCAAGATGGAGTTTAGGTACAGAATGGCGTCTAGGTTATAATGATATGCACGGTTATGAAGTAGAAACACACTTAGGTAGATACATTGGTAAAATGCAATGGTTTATGCCATTCATCGGTTATGATTGGCGTTACCGAAAAATGGGTATGGATGAGCACGAAACAAATTTATTTGGACAGAAAAATGAAAAAGATACACGCAGAGCTTTTAGTCTAGGTTTTATGTACACTTTGCCAATGTTGGTTAATTTTCAGGCAGAAGTCTATCACGATGGCATTGTACGTCTGTCATTAATGCGTGAAGATATTCCGATTTCAAAAAGATTAAGAGCAGGCTTTATGGTAAACACTGATATGGAATATATGGCAGAACTTAGATACATCATTACCAAAAACATTGGTATCCGTACACATTATGATAGTGATATGGGTTTTGGTGTAGGAATGGCATTTACATACTAA